Proteins from a single region of Hermetia illucens chromosome 3, iHerIll2.2.curated.20191125, whole genome shotgun sequence:
- the LOC119652821 gene encoding uncharacterized protein LOC119652821 — translation MLSVRVMLLGVILIMISSLDFHGFGSLSVVARSIEKRAIPQLMDYDQSSYQQEQPPQREHRTHIVKIHSRKNQRSNDPVLGDVTNFQGIGDDHNAFGGPKYAGQYYPLMTEQGHQQRSSNFSFGNLLSGLALWNLANEFNMYSSQDPHQLVPNTRHNEPTKGHHHNHQQKNDSVESS, via the exons ATGTTGTCCGTGCGTGTAATGTTACTGGGAGTGATCCTGATTATGATCTCCAGTTTAGACTTTCATGGGTTCGGTTCATTAAGTGTAGTGGCAAGAAGCATTGAAAAACGTGCAATCCCCCAATTGATGGATTATGACCAATCGAGTTATCAACAAGAACAACCACCGCAAAGAGAACATCGAACACATATTGTGAAAATACATTCAAGGAAGAATCAAAGGAGCAATGATCCCGTCCTGGGTGATGTGACCAATTTCCAAGGTATCGGTGATGATCATAATGCATTTGGTGGGCCAAAATACGCAGGACAGTACTATCCTCTGATGACAG AACAAGGCCACCAACAGCGTTCCAGTAACTTCAGTTTTGGCAACCTCCTTTCCGGGCTGGCATTATGGAACCTGGCCAATGAATTCAACATGTACAGCAGTCAGGACCCTCATCAACTGGTCCCAAATACAAGACATAACGAACCAACAAAAGGCCATCACCATAATCACCAGCAGAAAAATGATAGTGTCGAGAGTTCATGA